From a single Acidobacteriota bacterium genomic region:
- a CDS encoding efflux RND transporter periplasmic adaptor subunit yields the protein MTRRWVWLILGGFALLGLGVLAGLRLAGRPATPLAGAAERDHPDENGAEHADHDHEKDDRELELDEATIRRYGIAVATVEEGSDPVALDLVGEVRMNADRIAQIVPRVSGVVREVRKNLGQTVRRGEVVAVLESRELADLFAGYRAARQRAEKARESVQREEQLQAKRISARQDLIDARNALTEAQIELQAARQRLQALGYPDGEIERLTAAEDAPVTRYEMTAPFDATVIEKTVNPGSVLRDDTPAFRVADLGTVWVDLDVHQKDLPSVHVGREVILSGGPGAPAVTARIAYIEPTVVEQTRTVHARAVIPNAGGRWRPGLFVTARMVLAEKAGPVRLPVDAVLLVDGAPSVFVRTEKGFRPQPVKLGRVIDGKQEILDGLRPGQRYAARGAFTLKSELNKPESECAGHHHD from the coding sequence GTGACCCGGCGGTGGGTGTGGTTGATCCTGGGCGGCTTCGCCCTGCTGGGCCTGGGGGTCCTGGCCGGTCTCCGCCTGGCCGGCCGGCCGGCGACGCCCCTCGCCGGCGCCGCTGAGCGGGACCACCCGGACGAGAACGGGGCGGAACACGCGGACCACGACCATGAAAAAGACGACCGGGAACTCGAACTGGACGAAGCGACGATACGCCGTTACGGCATTGCCGTGGCGACGGTGGAGGAAGGTTCGGACCCGGTGGCGCTGGACCTGGTCGGGGAGGTCCGGATGAACGCGGACCGGATCGCCCAGATCGTGCCCCGGGTGTCGGGGGTTGTGCGGGAAGTCCGGAAGAACCTGGGGCAGACGGTTCGACGGGGGGAGGTGGTGGCCGTCCTGGAGAGCCGGGAGCTGGCGGACCTCTTCGCCGGGTACCGCGCCGCCCGGCAACGGGCCGAGAAGGCCCGGGAGAGCGTCCAGCGGGAGGAGCAGCTGCAGGCGAAGCGCATCTCCGCCCGCCAGGACCTCATCGACGCCCGGAATGCCCTGACGGAGGCGCAGATCGAACTCCAGGCCGCCCGGCAGAGGCTCCAGGCCCTGGGGTACCCCGACGGGGAGATCGAGCGACTGACCGCGGCGGAGGATGCGCCGGTGACGCGGTACGAGATGACGGCGCCCTTCGACGCCACCGTCATCGAGAAGACCGTCAACCCGGGCTCGGTGCTCCGGGACGACACCCCCGCCTTCCGGGTCGCGGACCTCGGGACCGTCTGGGTCGACCTGGACGTTCACCAGAAGGACCTGCCTTCCGTCCACGTCGGCCGGGAGGTGATCCTGTCCGGCGGTCCGGGCGCCCCGGCGGTGACGGCCCGGATCGCCTACATCGAGCCGACGGTGGTGGAGCAGACCCGGACGGTGCATGCCCGGGCGGTGATCCCCAACGCCGGCGGGCGGTGGCGCCCCGGCCTCTTCGTCACGGCCCGGATGGTGCTGGCGGAGAAGGCCGGCCCCGTCCGCCTGCCCGTTGACGCGGTCCTCCTCGTGGACGGCGCCCCGAGCGTTTTCGTTCGGACCGAGAAGGGTTTCCGGCCTCAACCGGTGAAGCTGGGCCGGGTCATCGACGGGAAGCAGGAGATCCTGGACGGTCTCCGCCCCGGCCAGCGGTACGCCGCCCGGGGGGCCTTCACCCTGAAGTCCGAGCTGAACAAGCCCGAGTCGGAATGCGCGGGGCACCACCATGATTGA